The Ignavibacteriota bacterium genome contains a region encoding:
- a CDS encoding response regulator transcription factor, with protein MTEHTQTPIRILVADDHPVFRKGLKQILEGDGTCRVIAEAGDGEVALRILREQEVDVAMLDLDMPRLNGFDVMKHVEHEHIPTDCVVITMHKDEPMFNRAMDLGCRGYVLKDNAIANILECISAVREGRYYVSPSISDYLVRRSGRTTLLSHQYPSIERLTGMERKILKLLTGLKSNKEIADELFISVKTVETHRNNICHKLDLHGTNALLKFALQHTMEL; from the coding sequence ATGACAGAGCATACACAAACACCTATACGAATTCTTGTTGCAGACGACCATCCTGTGTTCCGGAAAGGACTGAAGCAAATCCTTGAGGGGGACGGGACATGCCGGGTTATTGCCGAGGCGGGCGATGGCGAAGTAGCGCTTCGCATATTGCGTGAACAGGAAGTTGATGTTGCCATGCTTGATTTGGATATGCCGCGCCTGAACGGATTTGACGTGATGAAACATGTTGAACATGAACACATTCCGACAGATTGCGTCGTCATTACAATGCACAAGGATGAACCGATGTTCAACCGTGCGATGGACCTCGGATGCAGGGGATACGTTTTGAAAGACAATGCTATTGCCAACATCCTCGAATGTATCAGCGCGGTGCGGGAAGGACGCTACTATGTTTCACCTTCAATCTCCGATTACCTTGTACGTCGAAGCGGAAGAACGACGTTGCTCTCGCATCAATATCCAAGCATCGAACGTTTGACGGGGATGGAGCGAAAAATTCTCAAACTGCTCACCGGGCTGAAATCAAATAAAGAAATAGCAGACGAACTCTTCATCAGCGTGAAAACGGTCGAGACGCACCGCAACAACATTTGCCATAAACTCGACCTTCATGGTACCAATGCATTATTGAAGTTTGCTTTGCAACATACGATGGAATTGTAA
- a CDS encoding GIY-YIG nuclease family protein, giving the protein MTNKHNTVLYTGVTNDVVRRVYEHREKISGQSFTARYNVHKLVYYEFFEDAYNAIAREKQIKAGSRAKKVKLIDDMNPEWKDLFDALTKDI; this is encoded by the coding sequence ATGACCAATAAGCATAACACTGTACTGTATACCGGAGTTACCAATGATGTAGTGCGTCGAGTGTATGAACATCGGGAGAAAATTTCAGGACAGAGTTTCACTGCACGATATAACGTACATAAGCTTGTGTATTATGAATTCTTTGAGGATGCGTACAATGCTATCGCACGGGAGAAACAAATCAAAGCAGGGTCGCGGGCAAAGAAAGTAAAATTGATAGATGATATGAATCCTGAATGGAAAGATTTATTTGATGCGTTGACCAAAGATATCTGA
- a CDS encoding response regulator transcription factor encodes MKVLLVDDNEKMRGMIKLYLNGFADEIIECDDGAEAIALYEKTLPDVVCMDIVMKHLDGISATQKIKQAHPDACVIIVSQYDDMSFRESARRAGAYGYVLKDNLTALLQLVGAATMVVHPQEGKKK; translated from the coding sequence ATGAAAGTCCTTCTCGTTGACGACAATGAAAAAATGAGGGGAATGATAAAATTGTACCTGAATGGTTTTGCCGACGAGATTATCGAGTGTGATGACGGAGCGGAAGCGATTGCGCTCTATGAAAAAACACTCCCCGATGTAGTGTGTATGGACATTGTCATGAAACATCTCGACGGCATTTCGGCGACGCAGAAAATAAAACAGGCACACCCTGATGCATGCGTCATCATCGTCAGTCAGTATGACGACATGTCGTTTCGCGAATCTGCCCGCCGCGCCGGCGCGTACGGCTATGTGCTGAAAGATAATCTCACCGCCCTCTTACAATTAGTTGGAGCGGCAACAATGGTGGTGCATCCCCAAGAGGGGAAGAAGAAATGA
- a CDS encoding tail fiber domain-containing protein — translation MKRTEGLSQVTERFALARKGFALVPERFAPARKGFALVPERFAPARKGFALVPEQFALARKGFALVREGFALARKGFALVRKGFALVRERFALARKGFALVQEWFALVQEQNESRLYEFILSPITNNNERKSVMKQIATLLVFSIILFCVSAQSVFAQSPTFSVQGVLRDPNGRSVTDATYSITFKLYEVETGGNHVWAETQTSVPVSHGVFVAELGSVTPLPVIDASKTYYLGFTVAGGTELTPRVELTKTLATITTLSLTGESNVMPSSGNVGIGTKTPASKLSVVGDVDISGSRLRVGTDGKVGIGTATPAYTLDVSGDFRATKLWDDDANYFADLKNGGRLGGTWRFDANVGIGTATPNSPLEVNGDLRISAGSTGKIYFADGTSLSSANLGGTATGLSNPADAPITADGDGNGSGSIVLNTGSTERMRIANTGNVGIGTATPSATLTIQDKPSGEFTTQVKIGGTLVSGLAGSEFSGWGNNLGSFRPLGSIKFIMDYGAADPNMSSSVRFYNAQASTLTEVMRIANNGNVGIATNSPIRTLHVDGELVISRPDNMAYINVCDKSGNGGGTISLRGLTANGANDAPANILLSPVGGNVGIGTTTPRGPLEVTTPSGSNKVIFGAPKTNLSNSVLYFDINDANPINIQAAVTGNFAHPRNLALQAIGGNVGIGTTNPQALLSVGNVTGPGISEATNKGFIVINSNGAGSPTGGQGLEFKSSTSSNGYGWMINSPDLANANVPLVFSTRAASADWTEAMRITNGGNVGIGKTSPAYKLDVNGIINATDIYKNGSPLSSSQWVTAGSSIYYNSGNVGIGTTTPSANLEVSSSTSSTIKIQAGYGWNNSSQLLFMNKDFQSYPAGIRLRINTNNYNSAVLCVFNGDSSFGTFSGVYMGFQDNYWYSWSDMRLKKDINELDGGLAKVMKLRPVSYKWKTKEKSNVGFIAQEVEKIIPTAVDVPKSDTDYYGLSQEKLIPYLTKAIQEQQALIEKQANELVQMSERTAELERLYKELKARER, via the coding sequence TTGAAGCGAACGGAAGGGTTGTCCCAAGTGACGGAACGGTTTGCACTCGCGCGGAAAGGGTTTGCACTTGTGCCGGAACGGTTTGCACCCGCGCGGAAAGGGTTTGCACTTGTGCCGGAACGGTTTGCACCCGCGCGGAAAGGGTTTGCACTTGTGCCGGAACAGTTTGCACTCGCGCGGAAAGGGTTTGCACTTGTGCGGGAAGGGTTTGCACTCGCGCGGAAAGGGTTTGCACTTGTGCGGAAAGGGTTTGCACTTGTGCGGGAACGGTTTGCACTCGCGCGGAAAGGGTTTGCACTTGTGCAGGAATGGTTTGCACTTGTGCAGGAACAAAACGAATCAAGATTGTATGAATTTATTTTATCACCAATTACTAACAACAACGAAAGGAAATCTGTCATGAAACAGATTGCAACTCTCTTAGTATTCAGCATTATTCTGTTCTGTGTAAGCGCGCAAAGCGTGTTCGCTCAAAGCCCGACATTTTCCGTGCAGGGCGTGTTACGCGACCCGAACGGACGCTCGGTCACCGATGCAACATATTCAATTACATTCAAACTGTATGAAGTAGAAACGGGCGGAAATCATGTCTGGGCAGAAACGCAGACAAGCGTTCCGGTATCGCACGGCGTGTTTGTCGCAGAGTTGGGTTCGGTAACTCCTCTGCCGGTGATTGACGCAAGCAAAACATATTACCTTGGATTTACCGTTGCAGGAGGAACGGAACTGACGCCTCGTGTCGAACTGACAAAAACGCTCGCCACGATTACAACGCTTTCCCTCACGGGAGAAAGTAACGTGATGCCTTCTTCCGGCAATGTCGGCATTGGAACGAAAACGCCGGCAAGCAAACTTTCCGTTGTTGGCGATGTGGATATTAGCGGGAGTCGTCTCCGTGTTGGAACGGATGGGAAGGTCGGTATTGGTACGGCAACGCCTGCATATACACTTGATGTGAGCGGCGATTTCAGAGCGACAAAACTCTGGGATGACGATGCAAACTACTTTGCTGATTTGAAAAATGGAGGAAGACTTGGAGGAACGTGGCGGTTTGATGCAAACGTCGGTATCGGAACGGCAACACCGAACTCACCATTAGAAGTGAACGGAGACCTCCGTATCAGCGCAGGTTCGACAGGGAAAATTTACTTTGCCGATGGTACTTCCCTCAGTTCAGCAAACTTAGGCGGGACTGCTACAGGATTAAGCAACCCCGCAGACGCTCCGATTACGGCTGACGGTGACGGCAATGGCTCAGGCAGTATTGTGTTGAATACTGGCTCTACTGAAAGAATGAGGATTGCTAATACCGGCAACGTCGGCATCGGGACTGCGACACCAAGCGCAACGTTGACAATACAGGATAAGCCTTCAGGTGAATTTACTACGCAAGTAAAAATAGGTGGTACTCTTGTGAGTGGGCTCGCGGGGAGTGAATTTTCCGGTTGGGGAAATAATTTAGGTAGTTTTAGACCCTTAGGCTCAATTAAATTTATCATGGATTATGGAGCTGCTGACCCGAACATGAGTTCAAGTGTAAGATTCTACAATGCACAAGCATCTACACTTACAGAAGTAATGAGGATTGCAAACAACGGCAATGTAGGAATAGCGACAAATAGCCCGATTAGAACTTTACACGTCGATGGTGAGTTAGTCATTTCAAGACCTGATAATATGGCATATATCAATGTATGTGATAAATCCGGCAATGGTGGTGGAACGATATCTCTGCGGGGATTGACAGCGAATGGCGCGAATGATGCCCCTGCAAATATTCTTCTCAGCCCAGTAGGAGGCAACGTCGGTATAGGAACGACGACCCCAAGGGGACCATTAGAGGTTACAACTCCTTCAGGTAGCAACAAAGTAATCTTTGGCGCACCGAAGACTAACCTCTCAAATAGTGTGCTGTATTTCGACATTAATGATGCCAACCCAATAAATATTCAGGCAGCGGTTACCGGTAATTTCGCACATCCAAGGAACTTGGCTCTTCAAGCAATAGGCGGCAATGTCGGCATCGGGACGACGAATCCGCAAGCTCTCCTCTCCGTTGGTAATGTTACGGGACCGGGAATATCAGAGGCAACAAACAAAGGATTTATTGTCATCAACTCAAATGGCGCTGGTTCACCAACGGGAGGACAAGGACTTGAATTTAAGTCTTCCACAAGCAGTAATGGTTACGGGTGGATGATAAATTCCCCTGACTTAGCCAATGCAAATGTGCCTCTCGTTTTTTCTACTCGTGCCGCCAGTGCCGATTGGACTGAAGCCATGCGTATTACCAATGGCGGCAACGTCGGCATTGGTAAAACATCACCTGCCTACAAACTTGATGTCAATGGCATAATCAATGCAACCGATATTTATAAGAATGGTTCGCCATTAAGTTCAAGTCAATGGGTAACCGCCGGAAGCAGTATTTATTACAATTCCGGCAATGTTGGCATCGGAACAACAACCCCTTCTGCCAACCTTGAAGTTTCATCATCGACTTCATCAACTATCAAAATACAAGCTGGTTATGGTTGGAATAATTCCAGCCAATTATTGTTTATGAATAAGGATTTCCAAAGTTATCCGGCTGGAATTCGACTACGCATAAATACTAATAATTACAATAGTGCAGTATTATGTGTTTTTAATGGAGATTCAAGCTTTGGTACTTTTAGTGGAGTTTATATGGGGTTTCAAGATAATTATTGGTACAGCTGGTCCGACATGAGATTAAAAAAGGATATAAATGAACTCGATGGTGGTTTAGCCAAAGTGATGAAACTTCGACCTGTAAGCTACAAGTGGAAAACAAAAGAGAAGAGCAACGTCGGATTTATAGCTCAGGAAGTAGAAAAAATTATCCCAACAGCTGTTGATGTCCCGAAGAGCGATACTGATTATTATGGACTAAGTCAGGAAAAACTTATCCCCTATCTCACAAAGGCAATACAGGAACAACAGGCGTTAATCGAGAAGCAGGCGAACGAGTTGGTGCAGATGTCGGAACGAACGGCAGAACTGGAACGGCTCTACAAAGAACTCAAAGCCCGCGAACGCTAA